The following are from one region of the Bactrocera oleae isolate idBacOlea1 chromosome 6, idBacOlea1, whole genome shotgun sequence genome:
- the LOC106616506 gene encoding putative uncharacterized protein DDB_G0282133, with protein MSVIIRLQNLPWSANALDIRQFFKGLSIPDGGVHIVGGEMGDAFIAFSTDEDARQAMMHDRDKINEVQVRLLLSSRAEMQKVIETARQQSLQALKNAGSVPAIKTTVVPPSLSNPQPPVITPNSLHNILSSAAPSFLTYQKQAGITLVETPKEPNTNESVSTHRSSVEKTRDRRRSTSRDRRRSRSHDRNERNDRNGSRRGRRDRSRSRSRDRDWKSRRSSRRSRSPDRSHDRNRDRSPDRSRNSSRSNMNRERESGSGQFNKSSTDLLGTKSHTKILDINESASAKLGSISPWGIPGINSYQTNNSDNVGGTSTNSSNPFSIAGSNTNNILNPFSVGTAIPGLRGSQLANSYTSSVGNKSPDSHSNTSAVNIPAGSAISPFQSYSSSIVTPNNYSINFLNSNSNSSDSPKTFALQNPYTAAVQQATLNTNSTDSTSSVKRSPTQQNNSTMFPGLSLIDKKSDVSLAQGNASATLTSNFSSVSQLSQEPIAFANTNPYAQMYPNLFAQAAAASIAKPSNISQKSREPETQRSKEPVKESCCIKVSDMCASTTYSDVRKFFMGLFIPHNGIKMVNDKHGLRIGVAYIKFSRASSVHKALMRNNSTLKSRAVKVEIVTDEDFEQVEDSYRPQGRFDRNNDRGERNYLDNRDDYDRNDDDNDGDTNNRGDRVSSSDIEFKSAPFTVLYIEDIPSSAVEHDLMRMFSSYTIFDILLTPSRENRREFKGHVLFSRAEEAKAALEDKSRHMIGYRKVRVRPATVDEMEREKEKLRLANEQLIKEEEALAEAERLKEEQNQGEDDMDVADDTSSLACTDANTDLQLDENAERNNSTDSKNTKIPSLFDIGSVRGDDMSRGGNIPSDPRLRRQKPSRFEPLKPTDGMNLNMNLSNMGMDGNMSQNNNINMNSHMNMNNNMGMSNNMGMNSNVGMNNNMGMNMNNGGNFMAPMMNNNNRNMNSNNSMNNSNGMNNFIIMKNCDYNTRMNDIANLLQGAFLRLKHIEPLRGERNMPTGEFIVEFQDSRDAESALHQFNNTTFRQRKLRIRSIMPQEIADKIGKPFMNCYPGGGGGDGFMPGGRPFERNPFQGNNNDGPQMMNMGGGSGGRYGNNNMNNDNNNGRGGMGGNSNGGGSMMNRGGRGNNSGYRSDHSSSGMRNRSGRSNNSASSHDGHNSDQDDEVQVIDDSSNDVVISGDSGPNRGDGDSSGIPEKFTRPGCVIAMENVPYKAELIDILKFFAGYDLTPDDIIRRFNDDGTATGDARVAFETPSMARSAYNSRRRKQIFNRTIRLSLL; from the coding sequence CACCGACGAAGATGCTCGTCAAGCAATGATGCATGATCGTGATAAAATCAATGAGGTTCAAGTGCGTCTATTACTTTCGTCGCGAGCTGAAATGCAAAAAGTGATCGAAACTGCACGTCAGCAATCTCTCCAAGCCCTCAAAAATGCTGGTTCGGTACCAGCTATCAAAACCACTGTAGTCCCACCCTCCTTATCCAATCCGCAGCCACCAGTCATTACACCAAATAGTCTCCATAATATTCTTTCGAGTGCAGCACCATCATTTTTGACATATCAAAAGCAAGCTGGCATCACACTTGTAGAAACGCCAAAGGAGCCCAACACTAATGAATCCGTGAGTACACATCGCAGCAGTGTTGAAAAAACTCGCGATCGCCGACGTTCTACATCACGAGACCGTCGTCGATCACGTTCACATGACCGAAATGAACGTAATGATCGCAATGGCTCACGTCGTGGTCGACGGGATAGAAGTCGCTCTCGATCGCGAGATCGCGATTGGAAGAGTCGACGATCTAGTCGACGCTCAAGAAGCCCAGATCGTAGTCATGACAGAAATAGAGATCGCAGTCCAGATCGTAGTCGAAACTCTAGTAGAAGCAATATGAATAGAGAACGGGAAAGCGGAAGTGGCCAATTTAATAAATCCAGCACAGATTTACTTGGTACTAAATCGCATactaaaatattagatataaatGAGAGCGCTAGCGCCAAATTAGGAAGTATTTCGCCTTGGGGTATTCCTGGCATCAACTCTTATCAAACAAACAATTCAGATAACGTTGGTGGAACATCTACAAATAGTTCTAACCCATTTTCTATCGCTGGCTCCAACaccaataatattttaaacccATTTAGTGTGGGAACTGCCATTCCGGGTTTACGAGGTTCGCAGTTGGCAAATTCATACACCAGCAGCGTCGGCAATAAAAGTCCTGATTCCCACTCTAACACGAGCGCCGTAAATATACCAGCAGGCAGCGCCATTTCACCATTCCAAAGCTACTCCTCTTCGATTGTGACCCCCAATAATTAcagtataaattttttgaactcTAATTCAAACAGTAGTGACTCACCTAAGACCTTTGCATTACAAAATCCCTACACGGCGGCGGTACAACAGGCCACATTGAATACAAACTCAACAGATTCCACCAGCTCTGTAAAGCGTAGCCCCACTCAACAGAACAACAGTACAATGTTCCCTGGGCTTAGCTTAATAGATAAGAAGTCAGATGTATCTTTGGCACAAGGTAATGCATCGGCAACATTGACGTCTAATTTCTCGTCAGTGAGTCAATTGTCACAAGAACCAATCGCATTCGCCAATACCAACCCTTATGCCCAAATGTATCCGAATCTCTTCGCACAGGCCGCTGCAGCTAGTATTGCCAAGCCAAGCAACATCTCTCAGAAATCAAGAGAGCCGGAAACGCAGCGTTCTAAAGAGCCAGTAAAAGAGAGTTGCTGTATCAAGGTGAGCGACATGTGTGCGAGTACCACATATAGTGATGTGCGTAAATTTTTCATGGGTCTTTTCATCCCACACAACGGTATCAAAATGGTGAACGATAAGCATGGTCTGCGCATCGGCGTcgcttatataaaattttcacgaGCATCCAGTGTACATAAAGCATTGATGCGTAATAATTCCACGCTTAAGTCAAGAGCTGTAAAAGTGGAGATCGTGACTGATGAGGACTTCGAACAGGTGGAGGACAGTTATCGCCCCCAGGGACGATTTGACCGTAACAATGATCGTGGAGAGCGAAACTATCTCGATAATCGCGATGATTACGATCGTAATGACGATGACAACGATGGTGATACGAATAATCGTGGTGATCGAGTGTCGAGTTCCGACATTGAATTCAAATCGGCACCTTTTACCGTACTCTATATTGAAGATATACCATCATCGGCAGTTGAACACGATCTTATGCGCATGTTCTCATCTTACACCATTTTCGATATATTATTGACACCTAGTCGTGAAAATCGGCGAGAATTCAAAGGGCATGTGCTCTTCTCACGTGCCGAAGAAGCGAAAGCAGCTTTGGAGGACAAATCTCGGCATATGATTGGCTACCGCAAAGTGCGTGTTCGCCCAGCTACGGTTGATGAAATGGAAAGAGAAAAAGAGAAACTGCGTTTGGCTAACGAGCAATTgataaaagaagaagaagcgctcGCTGAAGCGGAAAGATTGAAAGAAGAGCAAAATCAAGGTGAAGATGATATGGATGTAGCGGATGACACGAGCAGTCTAGCGTGCACTGATGCTAATACCGACTTGCAGTTAGATGAAAATGCAGAACGTAATAATTCAACTGAttctaaaaatactaaaataccAAGTCTTTTCGATATTGGTTCAGTAAGGGGTGATGATATGTCAAGAGGTGGTAATATACCAAGTGATCCCCGTCTGCGTCGACAAAAACCAAGCCGCTTTGAACCTTTAAAGCCCACAGACGGGATGAACCTGAACATGAATCTCAGCAACATGGGTATGGATGGTAATATGAGCCAAAATAACAACATAAATATGAACTCTCACATGAATATGAATAACAACATGGGCATGAGCAACAATATGGGTATGAACAGCAACGTGGGTATGAACAACAACATGGGTATGAACATGAATAATGGTGGGAATTTCATGGCGCCTATGATGAATAACAACAATAGAAACATGAACAGCAACAATTCGATGAACAACTCAAACGGCatgaataatttcataataatgaaAAACTGCGATTATAACACACGTATGAATGACATTGCTAATCTATTGCAGGGCGCATTTTTGCGTCTCAAACACATTGAGCCGTTACGTGGTGAACGCAATATGCCGACCGGAGAATTCATTGTCGAATTCCAAGATTCTCGTGATGCAGAAAGCGCCTTACATCAATTCAACAACACCACATTTCGTCAACGAAAACTTCGTATACGATCCATCATGCCACAGGAGATCGCTGACAAAATTGGAAAGCCCTTCATGAACTGTTAccctggtggtggtggtggtgatggTTTTATGCCAGGTGGCCGACCATTCGAGAGGAATCCATTTCAGGGAAATAATAATGACGGACCACAGATGATGAATATGGGCGGTGGCTCTGGTGGGCGCTACGGTAATAACAATATGAACAACGATAACAATAATGGTCGTGGTGGTATGGGAGGTAATAGTAATGGCGGTGGATCCATGATGAATCGCGGTGGTCGCGGTAACAACAGTGGCTATCGTAGTGATCATTCAAGTAGTGGAATGCGCAATCGTAGTGGTCGCAGTAACAACAGTGCTTCAAGTCACGACGGCCACAATTCAGACCAGGATGATGAAGTACAAGTAATTGATGACAGCAGCAACGATGTTGTTATTAGTGGCGATAGTGGACCTAACCGTGGTGATGGAGATAGCAGTGGCATACCGGAGAAATTCACACGACCCGGCTGTGTGATAGCCATGGAAAATGTGCCCTACAAGGCCGAACTTATAGacatattgaaatttttcgCTGGTTATGACTTGACTCCAGATGATATTATAAGACGTTTCAATGATGACGGCACAGCGACGGGCGATGCACGTGTGGCGTTTGAAACGCCATCGATGGCACGTTCGGCATACAATTCACGTCGAAGAAAACAGATTTTCAATCGTACCATACGGTTGTCATTACTGTAG
- the LOC106616513 gene encoding DDB1- and CUL4-associated factor 11 has protein sequence MGNNIVYEIDEDDFDDEDVDDMLGEQLSLAVGTVMSQLERLERLNPLERPTARMPVIRKKPDLRTFRHTMLYKEIKALCGLPANSNRPSDRWSLTRGLFKRENGIAAHPAGSFTPNQQRRIANLFVPNNKDQRLMSLEAKVFICKFNKDGSKLITACQDSVIRVFDSSKGTYHRINRIVTDICNWSILDVDFSPCGQYLAYSTWSDAFFVLPVNSDGKDVQSFNLHAEESRAGIFSLRFSPCGQHIIGGSNNSLIYVVDRETHAVRMINTQRTHKDDINAVSFISDQDSNIFVSGCNDGVLKLWDLRCAGSTVRGRSGSGSSYNNNRNNFTSVKHMPVGVFKGHLDGITYIDPRNDGHYLLTNSKDQSIKIWDMRMTSPNNKLNKVILPLIPWDYRWDTVPREYYNPKATLEGDVSVMTYRGHRVTKSLLRAKFSPALQTGQRYIYTGCGTGRIIIYDVLTGQIKEAIEGHKDIVRDLSWHPVRSEIVSGSWDSHVNLNTFKHNPLLKRPSSGPGYQGSLRRSLRIAHQNGDLDDEADEDEPEQSW, from the exons ATGggtaataatattgtatatgaaattGACGAAGATGACTTCGATGATGAGGATGTGGACGATATGCTTGGTGAACAATTGAGTTTGGCCGTTGGTACTGTAATGAGTCAACTTGAGCGTCTGGAACGATTGAATCCCTTGGAGAGACCAACAGCGCGAATGCCTGTGATACGAAAGAAACCAGACTTGCGAACCTTTCGC CACACCATGTTGTACAAAGAAATAAAAGCGTTGTGTGGTTTACCAGCAAACAGCAATCGTCCCAGTGATCGTTGGTCGTTGACTCGGGGTTTGTTTAAACGGGAGAATGGAATAGCTGCACATCCAGCCGGATCATTTACACCAAATCAGCAACGTCGCATTGCAAATCTATTTGTGCCTAATAACAAGGACCAGCGTTTAATGTCATTGGAAGCCAaggtttttatttgcaaatttaataaaGATGGAAGTAAATTGATTACTGCTTGCCAAG ATTCAGTGATTCGCGTTTTTGATTCTTCAAAGGGAACATACCACCGCATAAACCGTATCGTAACGGATATATGTAACTGGAGTATCTTGGATGTAGACTTTAGTCCCTGCGGGCAATACTTAGCATATTCAACATGGTCGGATGCTT TTTTTGTTTTACCCGTAAATAGTGACGGGAAAGATGTGCAGTCTTTCAATTTACATGCCGAAGAATCACGCGCCGGTATATTCTCATTGCGATTTTCACCTTGCGGACAACATATAATCGGCGGGagtaataattcattaatttatgTGGTCGATCGTGAGACACATGCTGTACGAATGATAAATACACAACGGACTCACAAAGACGATATAAATGCTGTTAGTTTTATAAGCGATCAAGATTCAAATATATTCGTTTCTGGCTGCAATGATGGCGTGTTGAAGTTATGGGATTTACGGTGTGCTGGTAGCACTGTCCGTGGGAGAAGCGGTTCAGGTAGTAGTTATAACAATAATAGAAATAACTTCACCAGCGTCAAGCATATGCCAGTGGGTGTATTCAAAGGTCACTTGGATGGCATTACTTACATCGACCCACGCAACGATGGGCATTATTTATTAACTAACTCCAAAGATCAAAGCATTAAAATATGGGACATGAGAATGACATCTCccaataacaaattaaataaagtaatacTGCCACTTATTCCATGGGATTATCGATGGGATACAGTACCACGTGAAT ATTACAATCCAAAAGCAACGTTGGAGGGAGATGTAAGCGTGATGACCTATCGTGGTCATCGTGTTACCAAGAGTTTATTACGAGCCAAATTCTCCCCAGCTCTACAAACTGGGCAGCGCTACATATACACTGGCTGTGGTACAGGCAGAATTATCA tctACGATGTGTTGACAGGGCAAATAAAAGAGGCTATTGAGGGCCATAAAGACATTGTGCGCGATTTGTCATGGCATCCTGTTCGATCAGAGATTGTATCAGGATCG TGGGATTCCCATGTCAATCTAAACACCTTCAAACATAATCCTTTATTGAAACGACCAAGTTCTGGTCCAGGCTATCAAGGCTCATTAAGACGCTCGCTCCGTATAGCGCATCAAAACGGTGACTTAGACGATGAGGCTGATGAAGATGAG CCCGAGCAGTCATGGTAG
- the Pex10 gene encoding peroxisome biogenesis factor 10, giving the protein MIQRRKLIGNNPLDFRNARARQPEIVRFVQKDAKYTEELTEDFSDLLRLTGSRSWIKYNQLCKLFAEITYHGFASINNLQTLGEEYTGIIQVDSAYMHIPSRLLQLVAIILEFGGDALFARILEKLEKYIKDNEEIVPDAKEKLLRVLRILHFSPQYIKALHKSLFYLRSGKYQISKRITGLNYVLIRHWLQPEFSLYGYKILGVITFLQVTVSLIINAYEYWKEHKRKKLENIKSSSRSIINTEKNANLEKSEAPQCILCLDSRTNTTLTPCGHLFCWNCILDWLDERDECPLCREKLKKSNVIPLQNYL; this is encoded by the exons ATGATACAACGTCGTAAATTAATTGGAAATAATCCATTAGATTTTCGAAATGCTCGAGCACGTCAACCAGAAATTGTACGATTTGTTCAAAAAGATGCCAAATACACAGAGGAACTGACAGAAGATTTCTCGGATCTCCTGCGTCTAACAGGCTCTCGCAGTTGGATAAAATACAATCAATTGTGTAAGCTATTTGCCGAAATTACTTATCATGGATTTGCGtcaattaataatttacaaaCACTTGGTGAGGAATACACTGGTATTATTCAAGTTGATAGTGCATACATGCACATTCCATCACGTTTG TTACAACTAGTTGCTATCATATTGGAATTTGGTGGAGACGCTTTATTTGCTCgaattttggaaaaacttgaaaaatacaTCAAAGATAATGAGGAAATTGTGCCGGATGCAAAGGAAAAACTTCTAAGGGTGCTGCGGATATTGCATTTCTCTCCACAATACATAAAAGCCTTACAcaaatcattattttatttgcgtTCCGGAAAATACCAAATATCCAAACGTATTACTGGCTTAAATTATGTCTTAATACGCCACTGGTTACAACCAGAATTTTCATTATATGGCTATAAAATACTTGGAGTTATAACATTTCTACAAGTAACTGTGTCACTAATAATAAATGCATATGAATATTGGAAagaacataaaagaaaaaagttagaaaatataaaaagctcTTCTAGAAGCATAATCAACACAGAGAAAAATGCAAATCTCGAAAAATCTGAGGCGCCACAGTGCATCCTTTGCCTTGATTCACGTACTAATACGACTTTGACGCCGTGTGGACATTTATTTTGTTGGAATTGTATCCTTGATTGGCTGGATGAACGTGATGAATGCCCTTTGTGCAGAGAAAAGCTAAAGAAGTCTAATGTAATTCCGTTacaaaactatttataa
- the LOC106616499 gene encoding E3 ubiquitin-protein ligase RNF10 — MENKKPQNIFARSKACQPIESSLRKSSSDLQVNKCLPRNSRRREQPSNTRNDSQRNSKQYSSAKARPNVDKRPRQRGGGTGSNVSNSNEAFVNEDNLTCETEDVSAASTGLATVVEPVVTGALAKKKSQQYADYELNSVYAPGSKKQNLNHLLNFHYAPRDADNVFSFNVFGRNGGSGSTAATKRHGVSNGSKRHRYNKEQFLQANFQFVVKSGINLSVYSSPDNLIDWNLIEQINIQTEEEPQCPICLYPPIAAKLTRCGHAYCWPCILHYLALSDKTWRKCPICYEAIHTADLKSTTIEQQRQFSIGDEITFQLMRRKKGCMMIEKFDPNSHQNTMNSYPLISADNDSKSFSKILIANRSDILKIIDREQRELIAGQDPTTPEYIFIQQALDLQKERREKVEEMKKDKEDEHSNKVANKLNDEENENDDNLFTENAESLSYERDVDVSGSESIISNDENSLNTSSLALSSVDNEEVHTKYYYFYQSVDGQNIFLHPLNVKMLQACYGALQHAPLVINALVLQKEYHSMDDEHRRKFTCLGHLPLTCQFAVIEVDMQPPIVSNEILRIFKDDIFMRKKERQRREREERRREKHINEINDRQMGKLIASTANLNLSSAQEFPTWGFEEALPGSSATTANNTSNPIALPKTKTQATYSTVAVVGESPNVKEYWPTLASPGNSSNNMYHELSTWGKNIPTPKPVVVNTAVTNRTISSGRSSESESLDGYLAENIGFTTPLRTDLGDVLAMAITQKKQTVAATASASGKKNKKAKKMTPLFSTGINYAGK, encoded by the exons atggAGAacaaaaaacctcaaaatatttttgcacgCTCGAAGGCGTGTCAACCAATTGAGTCCTCACTCCGCAAATCGTCTTcag atttacaAGTCAATAAGTGTTTACCTCGTAATTCCCGACGTCGAGAACAACCGTCAAACACTCGTAACGATTCGCAACGGAATTCGAAGCAGTACTCTTCAGCTAAAGCGCGACCAAATGTTGATAAACGACCACGCCAACGCGGCGGTGGTACCGGCAGTAATGTTAGCAACAGCAATGAAGCTTTCGTTAACGAAGACAATCTTACATGCGAGACTGAAGATGTTTCTGCTGCCAGCACCGGATTAGCCACGGTAGTTGAGCCGGTTGTGACCGGTGCATTGGCAAAAAAGAAGTCTCAGCAATATGCGGACTACGAATTGAACTCTGTGTACGCACCAGGGAGCAAAAAGCAGAATTTGAATCATCTGCTCAATTTTCATTACGCTCCGCGTGACGCTGACAAcgtttttagttttaatgtttTTGGGCGGAATGGTGGTAGTGGCTCAACTGCGGCTACGAAGCGACATGGGGTCAGTAATGGCAGTAAACGTCATCGTTATAATAAAGAGCAATTCTTACAAGCTAA TTTTCAATTTGTTGTGAAATCTGGTATTAATTTGAGTGTCTATTCATCGCCTGACAATTTAATCGATTGGAATCTTATTGAACAAATCAATATTCAAACTGAAGAAGAGCCGCAATGTCCCATTTGCTTATATCCACCTATCGCAGCGAAATTAACTCGTTGTGGTCACGCATATTGCTGGCCATGTATATTACATTATTTAGCGCTAAGCGATAAAACTTGGCGCAAATGTCCTATTTGCTATGAAGCAATTCATACAGCTGATTTGAAAAGTACTACAATTGAACAACAACGCCAGTTCAGTATTGGGGATGAAATTACATTTCAGTTGATGCGCCGCAAGAAAGGATGCATGATGATTGAGAAATTCGATCCTAATAGTCATCAAAATACTATGAATAGCTATCCATTGATTTCAGCCGACAATGattcaaaaagtttttcaaaaatcttaattGCCAATCGCAGTGACATTTTAAAGATAATTGATCGTGAGCAACGCGAACTGATTGCTGGGCAAGACCCAACAACTCcagaatatattttcatacagcAAGCTTTGGACTTGCAAAAGGAGCGACGAGAGAAAGTTGAAGAAATGAAAAAGGATAAAGAAGACGAACATTCAAATAAAGTTGCGAATAAGCTTAATGatgaagaaaatgaaaatgatgaCAATTTATTTACGGAAAATGCTGAAAGCCTATCATATGAGCGAGATGTTGATGTATCAGGATCTGAAAGCATCATCAGCAATGATGAAAATTCGCTAAATACTAGTAGCCTGGCGCTATCGTCCGTAGATAATGAAGAAgttcatacaaaatattattatttctacCAATCTGTGGATgggcaaaacatttttttacatcCTTTAAATGTAAAAATGCTACAAGCCTGTTATGGTGCATTACAACACGCACCGTTGGTAATTAATGCACTCGTATTGCAAAAGGAGTACCACTCAATGGATGATGAACATCGCCGTAAATTTACTTGCCTCGGACATTTACCACTAACATGTCAGTTTGCTGTAATTGAGGTCGATATGCAACCACCAATTGTATCCAACGAGATATTACGTATATTCAAAG ACGACATTTTTATGCGCAAGAAAGAACGCCAGCGTCGCGAACGCGAGGAACGTCGACGTGAAAAAcacataaatgaaattaatgatCGTCAAATGGGAAAACTGATTGCTAGCACTGCAAATTTGAATTTATCATCCGCACAAGAGTTTCCAACA TGGGGTTTTGAAGAAGCACTTCCCGGTAGCAGCGCTACTACGGCGAACAACACCAGCAATCCAATTGCATTACCCAAGACAAAAACCCAAGCAACTTATTCAACAGTAGCTGTAGTCGGTGAATCGCCAAACGTAAAAGAATACTGGCCTACATTAGCATCGCCTGGCAATAGCAGCAATAACATGTATCATGAATTATCAACTTGGGGTAAAAATATACCCACTCCAAAGCCTGTTGTGGTCAACACAGCCGTTACCAATCGCACCATAAGTTCTGGTCGCTCAAGTGAATCCGAATCTCTTGATGGCTATTTAGCCGAAAACATTGGCTTCACAACACCATTGCGTACAGATTTAGGCGATGTTCTTGCCATGGCTATAACACAAAAGAAGCAAACCGTTGCCGCCACAGCAAGCGCCAGTggtaaaaagaataaaaaggcTAAAAAAATGACGCCACTCTTCTCCACAGGCATTAACTATGCTGGCAAATAA